A window of Proteus columbae contains these coding sequences:
- the nfo gene encoding deoxyribonuclease IV gives MKFVGAHVSAAGGVDQAVLRAHEIKATAFALFTKNQRQWKAAPLSTEVIDKFKKNCELYSYSPSQILPHDSYLINLGHPEEDALEKSRDAFLDEMQRCEQLGIELLNFHPGSHLNKIDVDKCLQKIAQSINITLEKTKNVTAVIENTAGQGTNLGYRFEHLAAIIDGVEDKSRVGVCIDTCHTFAAGYDLRTIEDCEKTFAEFEKIVGFQYLKAMHLNDAKSELASRVDRHHSLGEGNIGKVPFSYIMQDKRFDGIPLILETINPDIWPDEIAWLKSQQY, from the coding sequence ATGAAATTTGTTGGCGCACATGTCAGTGCTGCTGGTGGCGTCGATCAGGCGGTATTACGCGCACATGAAATAAAAGCGACTGCGTTTGCCCTTTTTACTAAGAATCAGCGCCAGTGGAAAGCTGCACCATTATCCACAGAAGTTATTGATAAATTTAAAAAGAACTGCGAACTTTATAGTTATAGCCCCTCTCAAATTTTACCCCATGACAGCTATCTCATTAATTTAGGTCACCCTGAAGAAGATGCTCTCGAAAAATCGAGAGATGCATTTTTAGATGAAATGCAGCGTTGTGAACAACTAGGTATTGAGTTACTGAATTTCCATCCAGGAAGTCATTTAAATAAGATTGATGTTGATAAGTGTCTACAAAAAATTGCCCAATCAATTAACATCACTTTAGAAAAAACTAAAAATGTCACTGCCGTTATTGAAAATACAGCAGGACAAGGAACAAATCTAGGTTATCGTTTTGAACATCTAGCCGCCATTATTGATGGCGTAGAAGATAAATCTCGCGTAGGTGTTTGTATTGATACTTGCCACACTTTCGCCGCAGGTTATGATCTAAGAACAATTGAAGATTGCGAAAAAACATTCGCTGAATTTGAAAAGATTGTCGGCTTTCAATACCTAAAAGCGATGCACCTTAATGATGCAAAAAGTGAATTAGCCAGTCGTGTAGATCGCCACCATAGTTTAGGTGAAGGTAATATTGGTAAAGTGCCTTTTAGTTATATTATGCAAGATAAACGTTTTGATGGTATTCCGTTGATTTTAGAAACCATTAATCCTGATATTTGGCCTGACGAAATTGCTTGGTTGAAATCACAACAATACTAA
- a CDS encoding APC family permease gives MSDNVISSIGTNQTGANNRVQLRKTLTLMQVVMMGLAFLQPMTIFDTFGIVSGITNGHVATSYAIALIAILFTAVSYGKLVKRFPSAGSAYTYAQKSMSPYVGFMVGWSSLLDYLFMPMINILLAKIYLQAIFPGVEPWIFVFGLVALMTFFNLRGINVVANLNTAIVIVQVAVMVVFVGLLIHGVYNGEGAGELWTFRPFASVDAEVIPMITGATILCFSFLGFDGISTLSEETPNAGKVIPKAIFLTALIGGIIFIAVSYFLQLYFPDISRFKNPEESQPEIMLYVAGALFQSIILVFSCVTVLASGMAAHAGVARLLYVMGRDGVFPEKTFGYVHPKWRTPAFNVLLVGFLALGAVFFDLVTATALINFGALVAFTFVNLSVISQFYIRERRNKGLMDHINYLILPIIGAATMGVLWINLEPGSMELGLVWGAIGILYMVWITRRFRRPMPQMPEK, from the coding sequence ATGTCAGATAACGTCATCTCCTCTATCGGCACTAACCAAACTGGTGCTAACAATCGAGTTCAATTACGTAAGACCTTGACTCTAATGCAGGTAGTCATGATGGGGCTTGCTTTTTTACAGCCTATGACTATTTTCGATACATTTGGTATCGTTTCTGGCATTACGAATGGTCACGTAGCAACCTCGTATGCGATTGCGTTGATTGCAATTTTATTTACAGCTGTAAGTTATGGAAAATTAGTTAAGCGTTTTCCTTCTGCAGGCTCTGCGTATACTTATGCTCAAAAATCCATGAGTCCTTATGTTGGCTTTATGGTGGGTTGGTCATCTTTACTCGACTATTTATTTATGCCAATGATTAATATCTTATTGGCGAAAATCTATTTACAAGCAATATTCCCGGGCGTTGAACCGTGGATCTTTGTATTTGGCTTAGTGGCTTTAATGACGTTCTTTAACCTACGTGGTATTAACGTTGTTGCTAACTTAAATACAGCGATCGTTATTGTACAGGTTGCAGTAATGGTTGTGTTTGTTGGATTACTTATTCACGGTGTTTATAACGGAGAAGGTGCAGGGGAGTTATGGACCTTTAGACCGTTTGCGTCTGTTGATGCTGAAGTCATACCAATGATAACCGGAGCGACAATACTCTGTTTCTCATTCTTAGGTTTTGACGGTATCAGTACATTATCAGAAGAGACACCAAATGCAGGTAAAGTTATCCCTAAAGCGATTTTCTTAACTGCGCTGATTGGTGGGATCATCTTTATTGCCGTTTCTTACTTTTTACAACTGTATTTCCCAGATATTTCACGATTCAAAAACCCAGAAGAGTCACAACCTGAAATAATGCTGTATGTTGCGGGAGCTTTATTCCAGTCTATTATTTTAGTGTTCTCTTGTGTGACTGTATTAGCATCAGGTATGGCGGCTCACGCAGGTGTTGCACGTTTACTTTATGTAATGGGACGTGATGGCGTATTCCCTGAGAAGACATTTGGTTATGTACACCCAAAATGGCGTACACCTGCATTTAACGTGCTATTAGTTGGTTTCTTAGCATTAGGTGCCGTGTTCTTTGATTTAGTGACTGCTACTGCATTAATTAACTTTGGTGCGTTAGTTGCGTTTACTTTCGTGAATCTGTCTGTTATTTCACAGTTCTATATTCGTGAGCGTCGTAATAAAGGATTAATGGATCACATTAATTATCTGATATTGCCTATCATTGGTGCTGCGACAATGGGAGTCTTGTGGATAAACCTTGAACCAGGCTCTATGGAGTTGGGACTTGTTTGGGGCGCAATTGGTATTCTTTATATGGTGTGGATCACTCGTCGATTCCGTCGACCAATGCCACAAATGCCAGAAAAGTAA
- a CDS encoding FecCD family ABC transporter permease, with amino-acid sequence MMNKRMLWLGVIFLIICGSVVLDFTMGPSGLSLDKLLTTLFQPELVDAGSRVIVWDIRLPYALMAVVVGMSLGLAGAEMQTILNNPLASPFTLGLSNAASFGAALAIVLGIGIPGIPDQWFISANAFLFALLSALLLDGITRWTRVPTSGVVLFGIAMVFTFNALVSMMQFIATEDTLQGLVFWTMGSLTRATWVKLGVMAGAFAVIMVISWMSSWKLTALRLGEDRAISFGIDVKRLRLGSLLRISILTALAVAFVGPIAFIGLVAPHIARMMFGEDHRFYLPASALIGALVLSLASIASKNLIPGVIIPVGIVTSLVGVPFFLSMILRHKGNI; translated from the coding sequence ATGATGAATAAACGCATGCTATGGTTGGGAGTTATCTTTTTAATTATTTGTGGTTCAGTGGTGTTAGATTTCACCATGGGACCTTCTGGTTTATCGCTTGATAAATTATTAACAACCCTTTTTCAACCTGAGCTTGTTGATGCAGGTTCTCGAGTGATTGTATGGGATATCCGCTTACCTTATGCCCTAATGGCGGTTGTGGTAGGGATGTCGCTAGGATTAGCGGGTGCAGAAATGCAAACTATTCTAAATAACCCGTTAGCAAGTCCATTCACATTAGGTTTATCAAATGCAGCTTCATTTGGTGCTGCATTAGCGATTGTTTTAGGTATTGGTATTCCAGGTATTCCTGACCAATGGTTTATTTCGGCGAATGCGTTTCTCTTTGCATTATTATCAGCTTTATTATTAGACGGAATAACTCGTTGGACTCGAGTTCCTACATCTGGAGTGGTGCTTTTTGGTATTGCCATGGTGTTTACCTTTAATGCATTAGTCTCAATGATGCAATTTATTGCAACAGAAGACACTCTCCAAGGTCTGGTTTTCTGGACTATGGGAAGTCTAACGCGTGCAACATGGGTAAAACTCGGTGTTATGGCGGGTGCTTTTGCTGTCATTATGGTGATTTCATGGATGAGTTCATGGAAGTTAACGGCATTGCGATTAGGTGAAGATAGAGCGATTAGCTTTGGTATTGATGTAAAGCGTTTAAGATTAGGCTCATTACTGCGCATTAGTATTTTAACCGCGCTCGCAGTTGCTTTTGTTGGACCAATTGCTTTTATTGGTTTAGTTGCCCCTCATATTGCTCGCATGATGTTTGGTGAAGACCATCGATTCTATCTGCCAGCAAGCGCATTAATTGGTGCTTTAGTTTTATCATTGGCATCTATTGCTTCTAAAAATTTAATACCGGGTGTCATTATTCCAGTCGGTATTGTGACATCGCTGGTGGGTGTGCCATTTTTCCTCAGTATGATTTTACGTCATAAGGGGAATATCTAA
- a CDS encoding ABC transporter ATP-binding protein encodes MMEGLKIRDFSTGYAKHLIIKALDVEPLPKGKVTVLLGPNGSGKSTLLRALAGLNKSSGVVSLDGNDLASMNFAQRAQNVVYLPQTLPAGVHLHVLESIIVAQRASGGLHNEHSEAQVMHLLRQLGIEHLALRYLDELSGGQKQLVGLAQSLIRQPSLLLLDEPLSALDLNYQYHVMDLVAKETHRRNIITVVVVHDINIALRHGEHVLMLKQGQLIAQGTPDKVITAQSLADVYGVQGRLEYCSQGIPQIIIDGLVDKI; translated from the coding sequence ATGATGGAAGGATTAAAGATCCGAGATTTTAGTACTGGGTATGCTAAACATCTTATCATTAAGGCACTAGATGTTGAGCCTTTGCCAAAAGGAAAGGTCACCGTATTATTGGGGCCAAACGGTAGCGGAAAATCAACATTATTAAGAGCGTTAGCGGGATTAAATAAATCATCAGGTGTTGTCAGTTTAGATGGCAACGATCTAGCATCGATGAATTTTGCACAACGTGCTCAAAATGTAGTCTATTTGCCACAAACATTACCTGCTGGTGTTCATTTACATGTTTTAGAGTCCATTATTGTGGCGCAGCGTGCTTCAGGTGGATTACATAATGAACATAGTGAAGCTCAGGTAATGCACTTATTACGCCAATTAGGTATTGAGCATTTAGCATTACGTTATTTAGATGAATTATCGGGTGGTCAAAAACAATTAGTGGGGCTTGCTCAATCATTAATTAGACAACCCTCTTTATTATTATTGGACGAGCCATTAAGCGCACTAGATCTTAATTACCAATATCATGTAATGGATTTAGTTGCTAAAGAAACACACCGTAGAAATATTATCACTGTCGTCGTTGTTCACGATATTAATATCGCCTTACGACATGGCGAACATGTATTAATGTTGAAACAAGGACAGTTAATTGCACAAGGCACGCCAGATAAGGTTATCACGGCACAAAGCCTTGCCGATGTTTATGGTGTTCAAGGTCGATTGGAATATTGTTCACAAGGAATACCTCAAATTATTATTGATGGTTTAGTGGATAAAATATAG
- the yieE gene encoding DNA-binding transcriptional regulator YeiE — MRITLRQLEVFTEVLKSGSTTQASQQLALSQSAVSASLTDLESQLGVQLFDRVGKRLVTNEHGRLLYPRALSLLERATEVEQLFQAGNGALRIAASTTIGNYILPQMLGNFHRNYPDIPLEMSIGNTEEVVKLVSEFRVDLGLIEGACQSSELISQKWLLDEMVIFCSPDHPLAKAPKVTLTDLQSAPWILRENGSGTRDVLNHLLFASLPGYRIEMELGNSEAIKHAVMYEMGISCLSRRVIEEQINNGSLKEIKVEGLALQRTLYLVYHRQKHVSDALKKLLTYCNAEHLIGNFS; from the coding sequence ATGCGAATTACGTTGCGGCAACTGGAAGTCTTTACTGAAGTTCTCAAGAGTGGTTCTACAACGCAAGCATCACAACAGCTTGCTTTATCTCAATCTGCTGTCAGTGCATCTTTAACTGATCTCGAAAGCCAACTAGGCGTACAGCTTTTTGACAGAGTGGGAAAACGGCTTGTCACAAATGAACATGGGCGATTACTTTATCCCAGAGCATTATCTTTACTTGAACGAGCAACAGAAGTGGAGCAGTTATTCCAAGCTGGAAATGGTGCTTTGCGCATTGCTGCAAGTACAACAATAGGTAATTATATTTTACCTCAAATGTTGGGAAATTTTCATCGTAACTATCCTGATATTCCGCTAGAAATGAGTATTGGAAATACCGAGGAAGTCGTTAAATTAGTGAGCGAATTCCGTGTTGATCTAGGGTTAATTGAAGGTGCTTGTCAAAGCTCTGAACTCATTAGCCAGAAATGGCTTTTAGATGAAATGGTTATTTTTTGCTCGCCCGATCATCCGCTAGCTAAAGCACCAAAAGTGACTTTAACTGATTTACAGTCGGCTCCTTGGATTTTACGAGAAAATGGTTCGGGAACTCGAGATGTACTTAACCATCTTCTATTTGCTTCTTTGCCGGGCTACCGCATTGAAATGGAATTAGGTAACTCAGAAGCAATAAAACACGCCGTAATGTATGAAATGGGGATCAGCTGTTTATCTCGCCGAGTTATTGAAGAGCAGATTAATAATGGCTCATTAAAAGAGATAAAAGTAGAAGGGCTGGCCTTACAACGTACTCTATATCTTGTATATCATCGTCAAAAACATGTCTCTGATGCATTGAAAAAACTTCTGACGTATTGTAATGCTGAACATTTAATCGGCAATTTTTCATAA
- a CDS encoding amino acid permease, which produces MSEQQNSTADSGAVRTLRRELKARHLAMIAIGGSIGTGLFVASGATVAQAGPGGALLSYALIGLMVYFLMTSLGELAAFMPVSGSFSTYGSKYVEEGFGFALGWNYWYNWAVTIAVDLVAAQLVMLYWFPDVDGWIWSALFLGVIFLLNYISVKGFGEAEYWFSLIKVSTVIIFIIVGIAMITGIMRGAENAGWHNWEIGDAPFAGGFAAMIGVAMIVGFSFQGTELIGIAAGESKDPAKNIPKAVRKVFWRILLFYIFAILIISLIIPYTDPNLLRNDVGDISVSPFTLVFKNAGLLSAAAIMNAVILTAVLSAGNSGMYASTRMLFTLAREGKAPKCFGKLSKNGVPRNALYATTVVAGLCFLSSMYGNQTVYLWLLNTSGMTGFIAWLGIAISHYRFRKGYVAQGRDLNDLPYRSGFFPIGPIFAFILCLIITLGQNYQAFLEDTIDWYGAIATYIGIPLFLLIWFTYKIVKKTRFIRYNEMEFPTHIANKK; this is translated from the coding sequence ATGTCAGAACAACAAAATAGTACTGCTGATTCGGGCGCAGTACGCACTTTGCGCCGAGAGTTAAAAGCGCGACATTTAGCGATGATCGCTATTGGTGGTTCAATTGGTACAGGGCTTTTTGTCGCATCTGGTGCAACTGTTGCTCAAGCAGGGCCAGGTGGGGCATTACTCTCTTATGCTTTAATTGGATTAATGGTCTATTTTCTAATGACCAGCCTTGGGGAATTAGCCGCATTTATGCCTGTTTCCGGTTCATTCTCAACATACGGTTCTAAGTATGTAGAAGAAGGTTTTGGTTTCGCATTAGGCTGGAACTATTGGTATAACTGGGCAGTTACAATTGCTGTTGACCTTGTTGCTGCACAATTGGTGATGCTCTATTGGTTCCCTGATGTTGATGGTTGGATCTGGAGTGCTCTATTCCTTGGTGTTATTTTCTTACTCAACTATATCTCTGTAAAAGGGTTTGGTGAGGCAGAATATTGGTTCTCCTTAATCAAAGTTTCCACAGTAATTATCTTTATTATTGTGGGTATTGCGATGATCACTGGCATTATGAGAGGTGCCGAAAACGCAGGTTGGCATAATTGGGAAATTGGTGATGCACCTTTTGCGGGGGGATTTGCCGCCATGATTGGTGTTGCCATGATTGTTGGTTTCTCATTCCAAGGCACTGAATTAATTGGTATTGCGGCGGGTGAATCTAAAGATCCAGCTAAAAATATTCCAAAAGCTGTGCGTAAAGTCTTCTGGCGTATCTTATTATTTTATATCTTCGCAATTTTAATTATTAGCTTAATTATCCCTTACACTGATCCTAATTTACTGCGTAATGATGTAGGTGATATTAGCGTTAGTCCATTCACATTAGTCTTTAAAAATGCGGGATTATTATCTGCGGCTGCCATCATGAATGCGGTTATCTTAACCGCGGTACTTTCTGCTGGTAACTCAGGCATGTATGCATCAACGCGTATGCTGTTTACATTAGCAAGAGAAGGCAAAGCACCAAAATGCTTTGGTAAATTGTCTAAAAATGGTGTGCCACGCAATGCGCTTTATGCGACAACGGTTGTTGCTGGTTTATGCTTCTTAAGCTCGATGTACGGAAACCAAACTGTCTACTTGTGGTTATTAAATACCTCGGGAATGACGGGTTTTATTGCATGGTTAGGTATTGCGATTAGCCACTACCGTTTTCGTAAAGGCTATGTTGCACAAGGTCGTGATTTAAATGACTTACCTTATCGCTCTGGCTTCTTCCCAATTGGTCCTATTTTTGCCTTTATTTTGTGTTTAATTATTACATTAGGCCAAAATTACCAAGCTTTCTTAGAAGATACGATTGACTGGTATGGTGCTATTGCAACTTATATTGGTATCCCATTATTTTTATTAATTTGGTTTACTTATAAGATTGTGAAGAAAACCCGCTTTATTCGTTATAACGAAATGGAATTTCCAACACATATTGCGAATAAAAAATAA
- a CDS encoding YeiH family protein, translating to MSEQSQPITLAKKCFTPVYRWLPGLLLTGVLTALAIYIGDIPWFSSMGLGALTLAILFGIIVGNTFYPVAKPYSDEGVKFAKHYLLRTGIILYGFRLTFQQIADVGATGLIIDAIMLISTFLIAMWIGRKYFGLDEQTVILIGAGSSICGAAAVMATEPVVKAQASQVAVAVSTVVIFGTIGIFLYPWFYHLNAFSGWLPFTEETFGIFSGSTIHEVAQVVAVGHSISPDAENAAVISKMIRVMMLAPFLIILSTYLSKKKSKANNGVQATEKSPITIPWFAVFFILMAGFNSLNLIPASIVSYIVTIDTILLAMAMVALGLTTHISAIRQAGVKPLLLALFLFFWLTLGGAMINIFIQTVLMS from the coding sequence ATGTCAGAGCAAAGTCAACCTATTACATTGGCGAAAAAATGTTTTACTCCAGTCTATCGCTGGCTTCCTGGTTTATTACTAACAGGTGTATTAACTGCGCTTGCTATTTATATTGGTGATATTCCTTGGTTTTCTAGCATGGGTTTAGGTGCATTAACACTGGCTATCCTATTCGGTATTATTGTGGGTAATACCTTTTATCCTGTTGCCAAACCTTATAGTGACGAAGGTGTCAAATTCGCTAAACACTATTTATTACGTACAGGTATTATTTTGTACGGTTTTAGACTGACTTTTCAGCAAATTGCAGATGTAGGTGCAACAGGTTTAATTATAGATGCCATTATGCTGATATCGACTTTTCTTATTGCTATGTGGATTGGTCGCAAATATTTCGGTTTAGATGAACAAACTGTCATCTTGATTGGTGCAGGTAGTAGTATTTGTGGTGCTGCGGCTGTTATGGCGACAGAGCCTGTTGTTAAAGCACAAGCAAGCCAAGTCGCTGTTGCGGTTTCTACTGTTGTGATTTTCGGGACTATTGGTATTTTTCTTTACCCTTGGTTCTATCACTTAAATGCATTTTCAGGCTGGCTACCATTTACAGAAGAAACCTTTGGTATTTTCTCAGGTTCAACAATTCACGAAGTGGCTCAAGTTGTCGCCGTCGGGCACTCAATTAGTCCTGATGCTGAAAATGCAGCGGTTATTAGTAAAATGATCCGCGTAATGATGCTAGCACCGTTCTTAATTATTCTTTCAACTTATTTAAGTAAAAAGAAAAGCAAAGCAAACAATGGCGTACAAGCTACTGAAAAAAGCCCAATTACTATTCCTTGGTTCGCCGTATTCTTTATTTTAATGGCGGGCTTTAACTCTTTGAATTTAATTCCAGCGTCTATTGTTAGTTATATTGTAACTATCGATACCATTTTATTAGCAATGGCTATGGTGGCATTAGGTTTAACAACACATATCAGTGCTATCCGACAAGCGGGCGTCAAACCGTTATTGTTAGCATTATTCTTATTTTTCTGGTTAACCCTTGGTGGTGCAATGATTAATATCTTTATTCAAACTGTGTTGATGTCTTAA
- a CDS encoding ligand-gated channel protein, with protein MVVLNKNKIALGVVAAIASSFVMTASAENVEKLLVTTASGFKQTVEDAPASVSVVTREQLETKSYRDVTDALKDVPGVLVTGGGSSSDISIRGMDAKYTMILVDGKRVASRETRPNSDNSGIEQGWLPPLPAIERIEVVRGPMSSLYGSDAMGGVINIITRKAQKEWNFSLRADSTITERKDSGNTNQGSFYAGGPLIDNVLGLKIQGQYSHRSEDKIVNGYNRQITATGGGTLSWTPDEQNTIDFEFKKDNQHRDSRVWHSKSGLPSRGKAPESSFTDYELTHYALTHDGVYDFGTMNTYVQRDESRNPSRKMDYDDTTVRNQTVLMFGDHTLSVGAQYRYEELKDEGNKLKGSNKLDRYSWALFAEDEWAMTNDFALTGGLRMDKDENFGTHWTPRVYGVWHLADEWTLKGGVSTGYRSPDLRQATASWGQGTGGGSYDAVIYGNPSLKPEKSVTEEISIIWDNRENLTASLGLFNTDFKDKIMEDRRCDSRTNKDGSKMTDLRDCTLADGVGNNGKPYDFVSDRTNVDKANMRGIEATFNWTISPEWNLAANYTFTDTEQKSGDFKGKPLNKQPRHMANATLNWETTPEMETWARINFRGKTSDYLSRTSMSHGTPSYAFVDIGTSYSLTKQLNVIGGVYNVLDRRIDQEHFNTTLEGRRYNIGLNYNF; from the coding sequence ATGGTAGTGTTAAATAAAAATAAAATCGCGCTTGGCGTTGTTGCTGCTATTGCATCAAGTTTTGTAATGACTGCTTCAGCAGAAAATGTAGAAAAATTGCTTGTAACAACCGCTTCTGGGTTTAAGCAAACCGTTGAAGATGCACCTGCATCGGTTTCTGTTGTCACTCGTGAACAATTAGAAACCAAATCTTACCGTGATGTGACTGACGCATTAAAAGATGTTCCCGGCGTATTAGTAACAGGCGGTGGAAGTAGTTCTGATATTAGTATTCGTGGTATGGATGCAAAATATACCATGATCTTAGTTGATGGTAAGCGTGTTGCGTCGCGTGAAACGCGTCCTAATAGTGATAACTCTGGTATTGAACAAGGTTGGTTACCGCCTTTACCTGCTATTGAACGTATTGAAGTTGTACGTGGCCCAATGTCTTCTTTATATGGTTCAGATGCAATGGGTGGGGTTATCAATATTATTACCCGTAAAGCGCAAAAAGAGTGGAACTTTAGTTTACGTGCAGACAGCACTATCACAGAGCGTAAAGATTCAGGTAACACTAATCAAGGTAGTTTTTATGCGGGTGGTCCATTAATTGATAATGTGTTGGGCTTGAAAATTCAAGGTCAATATTCACATCGTAGCGAAGACAAAATTGTGAATGGCTATAACCGTCAGATCACAGCAACAGGTGGTGGTACTTTAAGTTGGACGCCTGATGAGCAGAACACGATTGATTTTGAGTTTAAAAAAGATAACCAACATCGTGACTCTCGCGTATGGCATTCTAAATCTGGATTACCTAGCCGAGGAAAAGCCCCTGAAAGCAGTTTTACTGATTATGAGCTGACACATTATGCACTTACTCATGATGGTGTTTATGACTTTGGTACGATGAATACGTATGTTCAGCGTGATGAAAGCCGTAATCCATCCCGTAAAATGGATTATGACGACACAACAGTACGTAATCAGACGGTTTTAATGTTCGGTGACCATACCTTAAGTGTTGGTGCCCAATATCGTTATGAAGAATTAAAAGATGAAGGAAATAAACTTAAAGGTAGCAATAAATTAGACCGCTATAGTTGGGCTCTATTTGCTGAAGATGAATGGGCGATGACCAACGATTTCGCTTTAACGGGCGGTCTGCGTATGGATAAAGATGAAAACTTTGGTACACACTGGACACCTCGAGTATATGGCGTATGGCATCTTGCTGATGAGTGGACGTTAAAAGGAGGCGTTTCTACCGGTTATCGTTCACCTGATTTACGTCAAGCAACAGCATCATGGGGTCAAGGTACAGGTGGTGGTAGTTATGATGCGGTTATTTATGGTAACCCAAGCTTAAAACCTGAAAAATCAGTTACTGAAGAAATCTCGATTATTTGGGATAACCGTGAAAACCTGACAGCAAGTTTAGGTCTTTTCAATACCGACTTTAAAGATAAGATTATGGAAGATCGTCGTTGTGATAGCCGTACAAATAAAGACGGTTCTAAAATGACGGATTTACGTGATTGTACATTAGCAGATGGTGTTGGTAATAATGGGAAGCCTTATGACTTTGTTAGTGATAGAACTAACGTAGATAAAGCCAATATGCGCGGTATTGAAGCCACCTTTAATTGGACAATTTCACCAGAGTGGAATTTAGCGGCTAACTATACCTTTACCGATACTGAACAAAAAAGTGGTGATTTCAAAGGTAAGCCATTAAATAAACAGCCACGCCATATGGCTAATGCGACCTTAAACTGGGAAACCACGCCAGAAATGGAAACATGGGCGCGTATTAACTTCCGTGGTAAAACCTCTGATTACTTATCACGCACCTCTATGTCACATGGTACGCCTTCTTATGCATTTGTTGATATTGGTACAAGTTACAGCTTAACCAAACAATTAAATGTGATTGGTGGTGTTTATAACGTGTTAGATCGTCGTATTGACCAAGAACACTTCAATACCACATTAGAAGGTCGTCGTTACAATATTGGTTTGAACTATAACTTCTAA